The Cerasicoccus sp. TK19100 genome window below encodes:
- a CDS encoding nitroreductase family protein, producing MDTLTAIKARRAVKHYDPEHRLTEEEERTLLDAAMQSPTAFNIQHWRFVLVKDPALRQQIREVAWDQAQVTDASLLIIMTANKDAWKTPERYWAGAPQPVQDILVPAIDGYYNGKDQVQRDECMRSCGMAGQTIMLAAKAMGYDTCPMDGFDFDAVAKLIKLPDDHIISFMIAVGKGTKEAWAKPGQLGYEEVVIEDTF from the coding sequence ATGGATACATTAACTGCCATCAAGGCGCGCCGCGCCGTCAAACACTACGACCCCGAACACCGCTTGACCGAAGAGGAAGAGCGCACCCTGCTCGACGCGGCCATGCAGTCGCCGACCGCATTTAACATCCAGCATTGGCGCTTCGTTCTCGTGAAGGACCCCGCCCTGCGCCAGCAGATTCGCGAAGTCGCCTGGGATCAGGCCCAGGTCACCGACGCCTCGCTGCTCATCATCATGACGGCCAACAAGGACGCGTGGAAGACGCCCGAGCGCTACTGGGCCGGTGCCCCGCAGCCCGTGCAAGACATCCTGGTCCCCGCCATCGACGGCTATTACAACGGCAAGGACCAAGTCCAGCGCGACGAATGCATGCGCAGCTGCGGCATGGCCGGCCAGACCATCATGCTCGCCGCCAAGGCCATGGGCTATGACACCTGCCCAATGGACGGCTTTGACTTCGACGCGGTCGCCAAGCTCATCAAGCTACCCGACGACCACATCATCAGCTTCATGATCGCCGTCGGCAAAGGCACCAAGGAAGCCTGGGCCAAACCCGGCCAACTCGGCTACGAAGAAGTCGTCATCGAGGATACGTTCTAG
- a CDS encoding PEP-CTERM sorting domain-containing protein, protein MKILLTTFTLLLSSLATSYGVLNLSLNFNEDSLNFGTTGTFSLSGSATSSNTSLSRFLTNNSGAPANTLAAGRFALTVTGLSTTPSATYNGNPVDYSTWVGTDMIEMYPDGLNLFSFFGFDTQTVPNQLVQIGNGTTDSITGTFSISTSPTDAGTFSLSLLDGASIGTAADGVSRNVDITSAVVPEPSTYAIIAGLGIFGVTFWRRMRKA, encoded by the coding sequence ATGAAAATATTACTTACAACGTTCACGCTGCTTCTTTCGAGCTTAGCTACATCTTACGGTGTCTTAAATCTGAGCCTTAACTTTAATGAGGATAGTCTGAACTTCGGCACTACGGGCACATTCAGTCTGTCGGGGTCTGCCACGTCTTCAAATACCTCCTTATCAAGATTTTTAACCAATAATTCTGGCGCGCCGGCAAATACCCTCGCCGCTGGCAGGTTTGCACTGACCGTTACCGGACTGTCGACGACGCCGTCCGCTACCTACAATGGTAACCCAGTAGATTACTCCACTTGGGTAGGGACTGACATGATTGAAATGTATCCTGATGGTTTGAACCTGTTTTCGTTTTTTGGCTTCGACACGCAAACGGTGCCAAATCAGCTAGTGCAAATCGGTAATGGCACAACCGACAGCATTACGGGCACCTTTTCCATTAGCACCAGCCCAACCGATGCAGGAACTTTTTCTCTATCGTTGCTTGACGGAGCAAGCATCGGAACCGCTGCCGATGGCGTTTCCCGAAATGTGGACATCACCAGTGCGGTCGTTCCCGAGCCGTCTACTTATGCGATCATTGCTGGCCTTGGCATTTTTGGGGTGACGTTTTGGCGTCGAATGCGCAAAGCATAG
- a CDS encoding MFS transporter: MSEKPADENQSNPPEEPTPKYEHAAADAPTPEPAVAAPDQDDLEKGMRNLVIDAICARVMTVLTGGAFLVGMGLALGASNLVIGILAAIMPLSQVVQIPAILLVNWTPSRKKLVIAAATLGRMFLLGIAAIPFFAPEGWAVPAFLFCLAMFFMLSAVAGCSMNSWMRDLIPQDQFGSFFGKRLAIATLVGAVLMVFAGVAVDQLQKATGSSGYAYASVFVIGGVFGIAGALSLKGVPEPAAERRKGLSFLKIMIEPLKDKRFRRLLWFSATWNFAIIMAGAFAAVYMLERVKISIGVVVALAVLNQLINAWFFRLWGILADRTSNKAILQVACPIFISTIVMYPFTTMPDYWAGSIPILIVIHVLGGIATAGFLLCTANIALEFAPKGQATAYLATNATLAGLAATCSPILGGWMADYFNEREFRITATYRAPEGEVDIPAMIMGGLDFVFILAACVGLLALHFLSKIEEEGTIEEKEILNQAYASARSSIFGLSNMVGMRRFAYFPLEMLDTVAVQPTRRVAGAVHKGFSDATGVFRGQRNNGDSNQQNDPHQ, encoded by the coding sequence ATGAGCGAGAAACCCGCTGACGAAAATCAGTCCAACCCACCCGAAGAACCCACGCCCAAGTACGAGCACGCCGCTGCGGACGCGCCGACGCCAGAGCCCGCGGTAGCAGCTCCGGACCAGGACGACCTGGAGAAAGGTATGCGCAATCTCGTGATCGACGCGATTTGTGCGCGGGTCATGACGGTGCTCACCGGCGGGGCGTTTCTCGTGGGCATGGGCTTGGCGCTTGGCGCGAGTAACCTCGTGATCGGGATTCTGGCGGCAATCATGCCGCTGAGCCAAGTGGTGCAAATCCCAGCCATTCTGCTCGTCAACTGGACCCCTTCGCGCAAAAAGCTCGTGATCGCCGCCGCCACGCTGGGGCGCATGTTCTTACTCGGCATTGCGGCGATCCCGTTTTTCGCGCCGGAGGGCTGGGCGGTGCCCGCGTTTTTATTCTGCCTGGCGATGTTTTTCATGCTCAGCGCCGTGGCTGGCTGCTCGATGAATTCCTGGATGCGAGACCTGATTCCGCAAGACCAGTTTGGCAGCTTTTTCGGCAAACGCCTGGCCATTGCTACGCTGGTTGGCGCAGTGCTGATGGTTTTTGCGGGGGTGGCCGTTGACCAGCTCCAGAAGGCAACCGGCAGCAGTGGCTACGCCTATGCCTCGGTGTTTGTGATCGGCGGGGTGTTTGGCATCGCGGGTGCGCTGTCACTCAAGGGCGTGCCCGAGCCCGCCGCCGAGCGACGCAAGGGCTTGTCGTTTCTCAAAATCATGATCGAGCCGCTGAAGGACAAGCGGTTCCGCCGACTGCTGTGGTTCTCGGCGACGTGGAATTTTGCCATCATCATGGCGGGTGCCTTTGCGGCGGTTTACATGCTGGAGCGGGTCAAGATCAGCATCGGCGTGGTTGTCGCGCTGGCGGTGCTCAACCAGCTCATTAATGCGTGGTTCTTCCGGCTGTGGGGCATCCTCGCCGACCGCACGAGTAACAAGGCCATCCTCCAAGTGGCCTGCCCGATTTTCATTTCGACGATCGTCATGTATCCCTTCACTACGATGCCGGATTACTGGGCGGGCAGCATCCCCATTCTGATCGTGATCCACGTCCTGGGCGGCATTGCCACGGCGGGCTTCCTGCTCTGCACGGCGAATATCGCCCTGGAATTTGCGCCAAAAGGCCAGGCCACGGCCTACCTCGCGACCAATGCCACGCTTGCCGGACTCGCGGCCACCTGTTCGCCGATTCTGGGCGGTTGGATGGCGGACTATTTCAACGAGCGCGAGTTCCGCATCACCGCGACTTACCGTGCCCCGGAGGGCGAGGTCGACATCCCCGCGATGATCATGGGCGGGCTGGATTTTGTCTTTATCCTGGCGGCCTGCGTGGGGCTGCTCGCGCTGCATTTCCTCTCCAAAATTGAGGAGGAAGGGACAATCGAGGAAAAGGAAATTCTCAACCAGGCCTACGCCTCGGCACGCAGCAGCATCTTCGGGCTGTCCAACATGGTGGGCATGCGGCGCTTCGCCTACTTCCCGCTGGAAATGCTCGACACCGTCGCCGTGCAACCGACCCGACGCGTGGCGGGCGCAGTGCACAAAGGCTTCTCCGATGCGACGGGTGTTTTCCGCGGGCAGCGCAACAACGGCGACTCAAACCAGCAGAATGATCCGCACCAATAG
- a CDS encoding MBL fold metallo-hydrolase has translation MRFRILGSSSSGNAALLITPQSKVLIDAGFSGRRLREKLAGIGESLESIDAVFITHEHGDHTAGLKALTRLPHLKFFANRDTARAAQAKLDRKVNWGLFETGVGFQFNDLKVHPFAIPHDAHDPVGYVFECGDGSLFSPFRKLAWLTDLGYAPQLVKEHIRDCDMLVLEANYDLELLERCEKRPWSTKQRIRGRHGHLSNEAAFELLAEAANPRWRHICLAHLSKDCNCPNLVHRHFEPLRNGNHNLRIDVFDPSSEIGEEYNLAAGW, from the coding sequence ATGCGATTCCGCATTTTGGGCAGCAGTAGTTCGGGGAACGCGGCGCTCCTGATAACGCCGCAAAGCAAGGTGCTGATTGACGCCGGGTTTTCCGGGCGGCGCCTACGCGAAAAGCTGGCCGGTATCGGCGAGTCGCTGGAGTCCATCGACGCTGTTTTCATCACCCACGAACACGGAGACCATACTGCCGGGCTCAAAGCGCTGACCCGCTTGCCGCACCTCAAGTTTTTCGCCAACCGCGACACCGCCCGCGCGGCGCAGGCCAAGCTCGACCGCAAAGTCAACTGGGGCCTGTTCGAGACCGGCGTCGGCTTTCAGTTTAACGACCTCAAGGTGCATCCGTTTGCCATTCCGCATGACGCCCACGACCCGGTCGGCTACGTCTTTGAGTGTGGCGACGGCAGTCTATTTTCCCCGTTTCGCAAGCTGGCATGGCTGACCGACCTCGGCTACGCGCCGCAGCTCGTCAAAGAGCACATCCGCGATTGCGACATGCTTGTGCTGGAGGCAAATTACGATCTGGAGCTGCTCGAACGCTGCGAAAAGCGCCCCTGGAGCACCAAGCAGCGCATCCGCGGCCGCCATGGACACCTCTCCAACGAGGCCGCCTTCGAACTGCTCGCTGAGGCCGCCAATCCGCGCTGGCGCCACATCTGCCTTGCCCACCTGAGCAAGGACTGCAACTGCCCCAACCTCGTCCACCGTCATTTCGAGCCCCTGCGCAACGGTAACCACAACCTGCGCATCGATGTATTCGACCCATCCAGCGAGATCGGCGAGGAATACAACCTCGCCGCTGGCTGGTAG
- a CDS encoding Dps family protein translates to MAKKKSKKTSTSANPVADALRQIVADTYALLGQTHLCHWNVEGPGFFALHTAFEEQYTELFTAVDEIAERIRALDAYAPGGLGNLAKMAGFKELKEDATDKEMVSHLASLHQATIKNLVSARDLAGDEGDDQTEDLMIARIQVHEKTVWMLQSYLK, encoded by the coding sequence ATGGCAAAAAAGAAATCCAAGAAAACCTCTACATCTGCTAATCCCGTCGCCGACGCTCTACGCCAGATCGTGGCTGACACCTACGCTTTGTTGGGCCAGACCCACCTCTGCCACTGGAACGTGGAAGGGCCCGGCTTCTTTGCACTGCACACCGCTTTCGAGGAGCAATACACCGAGCTGTTCACTGCCGTGGACGAGATTGCTGAGCGCATCCGCGCACTGGATGCCTACGCCCCGGGCGGCCTGGGTAACCTCGCCAAAATGGCCGGCTTTAAGGAGCTGAAGGAAGATGCGACTGACAAGGAAATGGTCAGCCACCTCGCCTCTCTCCACCAAGCCACGATCAAGAACCTCGTCTCCGCGCGCGATCTCGCCGGTGACGAAGGCGACGACCAGACCGAAGACCTGATGATTGCCCGTATTCAGGTTCACGAAAAGACGGTCTGGATGCTCCAAAGTTACCTAAAATAA
- a CDS encoding cell wall hydrolase, which yields MKSLLRITATSLLLLTASQAQADNAELTHYERLVVASCLVLEAASEGSEGMQAVLNVIHNRAEGDITRVMGVVCRPKQFTAMNSATGVRNPDYGPLIERATLDRNFSIAYDLVVLMESGQLEDITGGADHYHADHGEAPIWSASMKPTRTIGSHTFYQSTSADPALLAQVE from the coding sequence ATGAAGAGCCTATTGCGAATCACCGCGACAAGCCTGCTTCTGCTGACCGCATCACAAGCGCAGGCGGATAATGCGGAGCTTACGCACTATGAGCGACTTGTGGTGGCTTCATGTTTAGTCCTCGAAGCGGCCTCCGAAGGCTCGGAGGGTATGCAAGCAGTATTGAATGTTATTCACAACCGCGCCGAGGGGGATATTACCCGCGTCATGGGGGTCGTCTGCCGCCCCAAACAGTTCACAGCGATGAACAGCGCTACCGGCGTGCGCAACCCCGACTACGGCCCCCTCATCGAGCGGGCTACGCTTGACCGCAACTTCAGCATCGCTTACGATCTCGTCGTGCTCATGGAAAGCGGACAGTTGGAAGACATCACTGGCGGTGCCGATCACTACCATGCTGACCATGGCGAAGCCCCCATTTGGTCCGCCTCTATGAAGCCAACCCGCACCATTGGCAGCCACACTTTTTATCAAAGCACTTCAGCCGACCCCGCACTTCTTGCGCAGGTCGAATAA
- a CDS encoding helix-turn-helix domain-containing protein, with protein MNRGENSPSGNVRIGEVTLCGELMEHAGMDMRAFRHYDNYGMVYIYRGHGRYEDDSGQSLSVPEGSLIYLWPGLGHRYASSDGLWSEVYFLFEGPVFELWQRSGLWPDLPRVRSLGPVEVWVERFRDILRLAKQGEGEQAGELRVVCELQRIWAETALEAPPRAEAGWAGRACQLIRSRIAEQDCVRQAAADLGMGYESFRKRFVRDCGISPGQFQVRERLVAAAMKLESSSEPVGQIAEALGFCDAFHFSRQFSRRFGCSPLRYRQRQQSRQHDAYPTKPSNK; from the coding sequence ATGAATCGCGGTGAAAATAGTCCCTCGGGCAATGTTCGCATTGGCGAAGTTACGCTCTGCGGTGAGTTAATGGAGCATGCCGGCATGGATATGCGGGCTTTCCGGCATTATGACAATTATGGGATGGTCTATATTTACCGTGGGCACGGCCGATACGAAGATGATTCCGGTCAGTCGCTCAGTGTGCCAGAAGGCAGCTTGATCTATCTTTGGCCGGGCCTGGGGCACCGCTACGCGTCGAGCGATGGCTTATGGTCGGAGGTGTATTTCTTATTTGAAGGGCCGGTGTTCGAGCTGTGGCAGCGATCCGGTCTGTGGCCGGATTTACCGCGCGTGCGCAGCCTTGGCCCGGTGGAGGTCTGGGTGGAGCGTTTTCGGGACATCCTGCGGCTGGCAAAGCAGGGAGAAGGCGAGCAAGCCGGGGAGCTACGCGTAGTCTGCGAGCTTCAGCGGATTTGGGCGGAAACGGCGTTGGAAGCGCCACCGCGCGCCGAGGCAGGCTGGGCCGGGCGGGCCTGCCAGCTGATCCGTAGTCGGATTGCCGAGCAAGACTGCGTGCGCCAGGCGGCGGCAGACCTCGGGATGGGCTACGAAAGCTTTCGAAAGCGGTTCGTGCGCGATTGCGGGATCAGCCCCGGGCAGTTTCAGGTGCGGGAGCGCCTGGTGGCTGCGGCGATGAAGCTGGAGTCCAGCAGCGAGCCGGTGGGGCAGATCGCGGAGGCGCTCGGCTTCTGCGATGCCTTCCATTTCTCGCGGCAGTTCAGCCGTCGCTTCGGGTGTTCGCCGCTGCGCTACCGGCAGCGTCAGCAGTCCCGCCAGCACGACGCCTATCCGACGAAACCGTCCAACAAATAA
- a CDS encoding phytanoyl-CoA dioxygenase family protein translates to MMTTLAPTSQNLPIDLSPSAFGYLRETDPALPAEELLHRLETDGYLFLRGMHPREAVQAARDEILTILGEMGLTHPDHPATEGIAHPEARNNFTPDAAARCQSMREVVFGPHMMGFCANLFGEPALHFDYLWFRSIGPGKGTTPHCDWVYMGRGTRRLYTAWTPYGDTDMQLGGLMLLEGTHREGDRIRNYLDRDVDAYCVNGRHAAAIESGQLQGEFNGQLSNNPVSLREKYQTRWLTAEQFRMGDVLMFGMEMIHASLDNQTDRLRLSSDSRYQRASEPADERWMGANPVGHTLAGKRGRVC, encoded by the coding sequence ATGATGACCACCCTGGCCCCCACTTCGCAAAATCTCCCAATCGACCTCTCGCCGTCTGCATTCGGATACCTGCGGGAAACCGACCCCGCGCTCCCTGCCGAAGAGCTCCTCCACCGTCTCGAAACCGATGGCTACCTGTTCCTCCGCGGCATGCATCCGCGCGAAGCCGTGCAGGCCGCCCGGGATGAAATCCTCACCATTCTGGGCGAGATGGGGCTCACCCATCCTGACCATCCTGCGACAGAAGGCATCGCCCACCCCGAGGCGCGTAATAACTTCACCCCGGACGCCGCCGCCCGCTGCCAGTCCATGCGCGAAGTTGTCTTTGGCCCGCACATGATGGGCTTCTGCGCCAATCTATTTGGTGAACCGGCCCTGCATTTCGACTATCTGTGGTTTCGCTCCATCGGCCCCGGCAAGGGCACCACACCCCACTGCGACTGGGTTTACATGGGCCGTGGCACGCGTCGCCTTTACACCGCCTGGACCCCCTATGGTGACACCGATATGCAGCTCGGCGGCCTGATGCTCCTGGAGGGCACCCACCGCGAAGGCGACCGCATTCGCAATTACCTCGACCGCGACGTCGACGCCTACTGCGTCAATGGCCGCCATGCCGCCGCCATTGAGTCCGGCCAGCTACAAGGGGAGTTCAATGGCCAACTGAGCAACAACCCCGTCAGCCTTCGCGAAAAATACCAAACCCGTTGGCTGACCGCGGAACAATTTCGCATGGGCGATGTGCTGATGTTTGGCATGGAAATGATCCACGCCAGCCTGGACAACCAGACCGACCGCCTGCGCCTCTCCTCCGACAGCCGCTACCAACGCGCCTCCGAGCCCGCCGACGAGCGCTGGATGGGTGCCAACCCCGTCGGCCACACTCTCGCTGGCAAGCGCGGGCGGGTGTGCTAA
- a CDS encoding alpha/beta fold hydrolase, whose product MDILKVVSCTAMALVGLAGVAMAGKVESHYFPTQEALPVFEPPPSMAREYALFQKTLPFLSEGLVVLSVISFGSQETNVSPQQQQALMAGFNDVYLRIAQDEVMRGVPHSLGYSYQSVTPTQGHYYAYFPDEVTPDTRSIVFLHGFGGNFLYYTWLLKEEFPDAIILLPTYTYSWFDGSLDYLREVEADFVERYPDVKLNKPWLFALSAGGPAGFRIYNAAPEDFAGFVCLASAPLGLRADDFRSDLNIYMLNGATDDRIDIKDVRKMVGQFQKRIPSLQYEEVPGDHFFMLTNREDCFSRIKAYMDSVVENP is encoded by the coding sequence ATGGATATTTTGAAGGTAGTTTCCTGCACAGCCATGGCGTTGGTCGGTCTGGCTGGTGTGGCTATGGCGGGCAAGGTCGAGTCGCACTATTTCCCGACGCAAGAGGCGCTGCCGGTTTTTGAGCCGCCGCCATCGATGGCGCGCGAGTATGCGCTATTTCAAAAGACACTGCCGTTCCTATCGGAGGGCTTGGTCGTGCTAAGCGTGATCAGCTTTGGGTCGCAGGAGACGAATGTTTCGCCGCAGCAACAGCAGGCGCTCATGGCAGGCTTCAACGACGTGTATCTGAGGATCGCGCAGGACGAGGTCATGCGTGGGGTACCGCATTCGCTGGGGTATTCGTATCAATCGGTGACGCCGACGCAGGGGCATTACTACGCGTATTTTCCAGACGAGGTGACACCTGACACGCGGAGCATTGTCTTCCTGCATGGCTTTGGCGGGAACTTTCTTTACTACACGTGGCTGCTCAAAGAGGAGTTTCCGGACGCCATCATCCTGTTGCCGACTTACACCTATTCGTGGTTCGATGGCTCGCTCGATTATCTGCGTGAAGTTGAGGCCGACTTCGTCGAGCGTTATCCGGATGTGAAGTTAAACAAGCCCTGGCTCTTTGCGCTGTCGGCGGGTGGTCCGGCGGGGTTTCGCATTTATAATGCAGCACCGGAGGATTTCGCAGGCTTTGTTTGCCTGGCGTCGGCACCCCTGGGGTTGAGGGCGGATGACTTTCGCTCTGACTTAAATATCTACATGCTTAATGGTGCGACCGACGACCGAATCGATATCAAAGACGTGCGCAAGATGGTGGGCCAATTCCAGAAGCGCATTCCCTCGCTCCAATACGAGGAAGTGCCGGGCGATCACTTCTTTATGCTGACGAATCGGGAGGACTGCTTTAGCCGGATCAAGGCCTACATGGACAGTGTGGTAGAGAATCCTTAG